Genomic DNA from Salinibacter pepae:
GAGCGGCGTGTGGCTGAGGGAGCCGCCCCAGTTGAGTTGGCCGCGCTGGTTCATGTACGACACCCCACCACCGATGTCGCGGAAGGAGCCCTGGGCCTGTACGGCCACCCCGAGGGTCCGGTGCCCCAGCATGTCGCCAAACCGGAGCCCGATGCCCCCGGCCAGGCCGCCCCCGAACGGGCCGCCGACGGAGACGCCAATGCCGCTGGCCCGGGAAATGGACTCCAGCGACAGCGTCGGGGCGTAGGGGGCGGCGTCGTAGTGGGTGGAGTCGGGCGGAAGGCCGGTGGTGGCGTCGCGGAGGTTCGCGGCGATGAGGCCGTCCTGCGCGGCGGCGGGGGAGGGGAGGAGACCGGCGACGCGCGAGGTATCGGCGGATTGCGTGCCCGCCTCGTCTGTCGTCGTGTCGGCCGCGGCCGGAACGCGAGCAGCGGAGGCCCCCCCTGCCGTGGACGCAGCCCTCAGGGGCGTGCCCTGCGCCTCAGGGGCGGGCCGACGCACCCCGGTGTAATTGCCGTCCGCGAAGACGGACAGCATCATGTCGCCGCTCTGGGCGGCGACCGACAGCGCCGGGGACAGCGCCGTGATGCCGCTCACGCCCGTCTTGAGTCGGGTCACGCGGAAGCGCTCGCCGCTCGACAGGTCCATGCGGTACACGTCCTTGAACCCGTCCTGGTCGCTGATGAAGTAGAGGCTCTGTCCGTCCGGGGCGAACTGCGGGTTGTGGTGCAGGGCATCCCCGAACGGCGCCCGGACCGTCACCTCCCCGCTCGACACGTCCACCAGCCCGAGGTCCATGTTCGAGGACGGGCTCAGCGTCTCCAAATTCGTCTCCGCCCGGTCGGTCGCAAAGGCGATCGTCTCCCCGTCGGGCGCCCACGTGGGCTGGAGGTCCGCGTAGCGGTCGTTGGTGAGCTGCCGCACCGACTCCGTCTCCAGGTCCAGCACGTAGAGGTCGCTAATGCCCCCGTCGGTGCCCGCGAAGGCGAGCCGTGCGCCGTCGGGGGACCACGCCGGGTTCTTCATCGACGTGACGCCGTCCACCGAAAAGCTGCGCTCAATTTCCTCGTCCACGACGTTCCAGACCGTGATCTGATTGTCGCCGTCCTCGGAGCTGACGAAGGCGAGGCGCCGCCCGTCGGGCGACCACGTACCGGAGGAGCTGATGAAGCGCAGGGCATTGAAGTGGCCAGTCGTGCCGGCCCGGTCCAGCTCCGCGATGACCTCCCCGGTCTCGGCGTCCGCCACGTACAGGTTGAAGGAAAACAGCTCCCGCTCCGAAATGAACGCGACGTAGCGCCCGTCCGGGCTCAGCGACGGGGCGATGTTGATGCGTCCGCCGTTCGTTTCCGGGGCGAGCACCGTCTGCCCGGCCGCGTCGGGCGGCGTGCGGCCCTCCATGAGCGGCCCGTACGCATCGCGGGTGGCCCGGGCCCACTCGTTGGTGAGCGAGTCCGCCGACACGCCGAAGAGCTCCACGTAGGCGGAGTCGAGCCCCACCTGTCCGCCACGTTTGAAGAGGTCCGTGACGGCCTGGTCGCCGTACTTGCCACCGATGTACGCGAGGTACGCCTGGCCGTAGCGGTAGGGAAAGTACTCGCGGGGATTGGCGAGCCCCTCAAACGAGGGCATGTCGTCCCGGCGCACCGCGTCGCGCATCCACATGGCCGTGTGCGAATCCTGCCGCCCCACCGACAGGTACTCGGCCATTCCTTCGATGAGCCACGTCGGGAGGTTGCCAAGCTGAATGCCCAGGCTGTCCGCGTTGAGGCCGAGGTCGAACTGAAAGGAGTGCACCAACTCGTGGCCCAGCACGTGGTCCGTCTCCCCGTACGACGACGCGAACGGCATGACCACGCGCTCTCGCAGCGGCTCGGTGAGCCCGCCGGTGCCCGGACTGATCGGCCGCGGGGTCACGTTGGTCTGCTGAAAGTCCGCGTCGTTGGCGTAGAAGATAATCGGCTTCTTCTCGTCGAAGCGGTGCAGAAAGACCTCCGTGTGGCGGTCGTACCAGCGCTCGGCCATCCGGGCGGCGTCGCGCACGGCCTGCTCCTCCTCCGGGTAGAAGTGGAAGACGAAGTGCTCCGTCTCCAGCGTCCGAAAGTCGAACTGGTCGTACTGCACTTTATTCTGCCCGAAGTACTGCGCCCGGGCGTCCGGCACGCCGAGGAGCGCAAGGCCTGCGAGGACGAACGCAAACAGGGAGGCAGCGGGGGCAACAGATCGCATGTCGGGTAGGGGCCTGCGACAGAGCAATCGCGTGGGGGGCCTTCGTCGTCAAGGAAAAACCAACGTGCGCGGCGGGGGCAGTATTATTGTGGGAGCATATTATTGTGGGAGCATAGGATTGCGGGCCGTGGGTGTGCATGGACGAAGCATCGTTACGGCACGGCCCATCTCATGCCTCCGGCGCCGAGGAGGTCGTCGAACACAACGACATCAGCGGCCGCAACGGCGCGCCGCTCATCGACCCAACCGCCCGCACCTGAAGGGCGACGAGCAGACGCACGTCGTTGCGGTCGACGCCGCCAACGTCACCATCGAGGGATTCCGCATTTCCGGGTTGGGCACGGACCTGGGCGACGACCACGCCGGCGTGATGGTGCGGGCGCCCCGAGCGACAATCCGCGACAATCGCCTGTCCGACGTGCTGCACGGGGTCGACGTGAAGGGAAAAGACCGGGCGGTCGTCGTGGAGAATGTGATTGAGGGGCCCCCGTGTGGGGTGCGTGCGCATTGAGCGGCGCCCGGCCACGGCGTAGGCGCGGGGCCCCAGGCGGGGAGTGGGGGAACGCCCCACCCGATTGTTCAAGAGCGTAGGGTTGCGGGAAGAGATGCTGAATCGTACCATAGTTGTGAGAAACACGGCACGTGTGCCTGTTGGGGCCGCGTCGGCCGCTTCCGTTCGCCGTTCTCCCGAATTGTGTGTCTGCTCTTCATGCCGACCGACGAGTCCGACGCCTCGACCGACGGTGCTGCGGCGGGGGACGACTCGGGCAAGGCCCGAGACCTTTCCCTCGACGAGTTCCAGCCCTACGGGACCCTTGCGGTCACGGGGGCCTACTTCATTCTTCTGCTCGTGCTGTACGCGCTGCTGTACTTCGTCGAGTTTGCCACGCACGCCCCCCACATCATTGAGTAAGCCCTGATCGACCATGCACGTTCATCGTTTTGAGAAGCTCTGGATCGGGCTCTCCCTGCTCCTCATCGCCGCCTTCATCGGGATTGTGCTCTTCGGGTTCACGGTGATGAACCTGAAGGTGCCCGGCGTCGAAACGGGCGAGACCGTCGACCCGGCGACCGTCCTGTCGGAGGGGCCGTTTGCAAAGCCCGGGGTGCGGAAGATCAGTGACGACCACTACGAGGTCTACATGCTGGCCCAGCAGTTTATCTTTCGCCCCGGAAGCACCCGGCCTCTAACCCTGCCGGCCAAGACCAAGATAACCTTCCACATGACGAGCCCGGACGTCATGCACGGGTTCGAGGTGCCGGGAAGCGGCCTGAACTCGACGGTCATCCCGGGGCAGGTCGCGACCTTCACCACCCGGTTCCCGGAGGCCAAAAGCTACGGCATCATCTGCCACCAGTACTGTGGCTCGGCCCACCACAACATGCAGGGCGAAATCAAGGCCGTCCCCCCATCCGAGTTTGACGAGAGCAACTTAATATCACAATGACGTTTGTCAACCACTACCCGAAAGCGGCGCGCATCGTCAAGGCCAACTTGATCGTCGCGTTCGTGGCCCTCGCCATTGGGGGCTTCTTCGGCCTCATTCAGGCGCTGCACCGCACGGACGTCTTTCGGGGCTTTGTCTCCTCGGTGCAGTACTACGATGTGCTCACCGGCCACGGCGTCCTGCTGGCGCTCGTGTTCACCACGTTCTTTATCACGGGGCTGTACCAGTGGGGCGTCACGCGCACCATGGAGCGCGAGCCGGAGAGCTCAGCGTTCTCGTGGAGCTGGTTCGTAATGATGGTGGTGGGGACGACCATGACGGCCACGGCCATCCTGGGCGGGCTCGTGCCGGGCAGCGGCCTAAGTGCAGCGGTCCTCTACACGTTCTACCCGCCGCTGCAGGCGCACCCGCTTTTCTACATCGGGGCGGCGCTGCTGGTCGTGGGCTCGTGGCTGGCCGGGGCGGACTGGTTCTGGACGTACCGGAAGTGGCGGGCCGAGAACCCCGACGCCCGGATCCCACTGCAGACCTACATGGTGATCTTCACGTGGCTCATGTGGTACCTCTGCTCGCTGGGGCTGGCGCTGGAGGTGGTCGTGCTCCTCATTCCGTGGTCGCTCGGCATCGTCGAGAAGATTGATCCGCTGCTGCCCCGCACGCTCTTCTGGTACTTCGGGCACGCGGTGGTGTACTTCTGGCTGCTGCCGGCCTACTTCGTGTGGTACTCCATTCTGCCGAAGCTCTCGGGCGGACGTCTCTTCAGCGATCCGCTCGCCCGCGTCGTCTTCATCTTCTTCCTGCTCTTGTCCACGCCCATCGGCTACCACCACCAGTACGCGGACCCGGGCATCAGCCTGGTCTACAAGATGTGGGCGCTCATCATGACACTCGTCATTCTGCTGCCGAGCCTCATGACGGCCTTCACGGTGATCTCGTCGATGGAGCACGGGGCGCGGCAGCGCGGCGGCAGCGGCTACTTCGCCTGGATGGGGGCGCTGCCGTGGGGCCAGCCCGCCTTCGTGGGCTGTGCGCTGGCCGGCATCATGTTCGCCGCGGGGGGCTTCAGCGGCATGATTAACGCCTCGCTCAACATCGACATGCTGGTCCACAACACCGCGTGGATCCCCGGCCACTTCCACCTCACGGTGGGCACGGCGGTGGCCCTCACCTTCATGGCCATCACCTACTGGCTGCTGCCGCAGCTGACGGGGAAGGCGCTCAAGTTCAAAAACCTGGCCCTGGCCCAGCCCTACACCTGGTTCATCGGGATGACACTGATGTCCAACGCGCTCCACCGGCAGGGCCTGGCGGGCGTGCCGCGCCGCGTGGCGGAGCCCCAGTACGCGGGCATCGACTACGAGGTGCCGTTCGGCACGATGGCGGAGATGGACTGGCAGGTGGCCATCGGGGGCACCATTCTCTTCGTGTCGATGGTGCTCTTCCTCGTGGTAATCGGGGGCACGTGGTGGAGCGGCGCCCCCGCCACCAACGTGGACGACGTGATCCCGCCTCCCCTCTCGGGGCCGGAGCACTCGCCGAAGATCCTGGACAACCTGAAATTGTGGATGGGGGTGGCCGTGGCGCTGGTGCTCATCGCCTACACGCTGCCGCTGGCCGAGATGGTCATGGACGGGCTCTTCTCGCCGGGGGCGTTCCCGGCGCCGATGTAGACGCGCATGGGCGCCAGAACGGAGGCGCCCGGCGCTCCTGTGCTGGGACGGAGAGGCCTATGTAAACACGCAGAAATACGTTTATTCGAGAGTCATTCTGAGCGACCGACGACCGGAGGGAAAGGCGAGTCGACGAATCTTACTGGGTCCAGCGCGAACGCTGATTGGGAAATATACCGGCCCGAAGGTCGCTTCTGCTGATCTTCGAAGAGATTGATTTCATCAGTCGCTTCGCTCGGGTCTCGACCCCGCTTCGCTGCGCCCGGAATGACTTGTTGGGAAGGGTCTTTTGCGTGTCTACTTAGATTGCACCCGTCCGGTGGCTGTCTCGACGATTCCTGGACTTCTGTTCGATGGACGATTCCCCTTCTTCCGAGACGGACGATGCCCCGTCCCCGTCTGTGCCCGACGAGGTCAACCCCTGGGTGGTCCGCTTCTTTCTCATTCTCGCGTTCGGGCTCGCGTTCGGGATTGAGGGCATGACTCTGGTGCGTAGCTACCTGCTGAGTGGGGAGGAGGGGGCGGGGCCGGTGGCCGAGGAACAGGAGTCCCCGGCCGACACGCTGGGGACCCGGTCGCCCGACGCCCCCCTCCGGATCGGCGACGACCTGCTGCCGGCCACCGACGTGACGGAGCGCGTGGTGGCAATGCAGGTGCGGGCCCAGTCGTCCGGGCCCTGGACCTTCCGGCTCGCCGTCGCGGTGGACAACCGCACGGAGACGCCCTACCGCCTTACCCTGCGGGCCCTGAAGACGGACGACGGCACGGTGCTCGACGAGGGGCGGACGGCGACGTGGCCCCCCGGCGACTCGACGCGGTTCCGGGCCGCCTGGCCGATGGGGGCCGACGCCCGCCCGCAGTCACTCACCGCCGAGGCGCAGCTGCAACACGCCCCGGGTTCCACCCGCACCGTGCGCCGGCGCATTTCGTTCGGGCACGTGCCGGTGCAGATGGAGCGCTAGTCGGTGGGAGCGATCCGTCTTCCACCGCGAAATGCCCCGGGCCCGGAATTGGTCTTTTCCCCTGAGGCTCGGTGGCTCCCGGGGCGGGGCGGCCGATCTGATTCTGACGAGGCGAGGCGGGCACCCCTCCCCCGAGTAGGGATCTTCCCCTATGTTCTCCTGTTGTGACATGGCTACTCTTTTGGCCCCACGCACTGTCGTCACCACCAGACGAGGCCCTTCATGGAGCTTGAGTCGGGACGCCCGCGCCACGAACAGATCAGCGACTGGCTGCGCGAGCAGATTGAGCAGGACACGTACGAGGTCGACGAGAAACTCCCCTCCGAAAAGCAACTGGGGGACCGGTTTGACGTGAGCCGGGTGACGGTGCGGCGGGCCCTGCAGACGCTTGAGAATGAGGACTACATCTACCGCCGGCAGGGGCTCGGCTCGTTCGTCAAGGAGCGCCGGGCCGCGCAGGGCCTCGTGCGCCTCACGGACTTTGCGCAGGACATGGCACAGGCGGGCCTCGAAGCGTCCTCTCAGGTTGAGCATCACGCCCCGGAGTCCCCCCCGCCCGCGGTTGCCGTCCACCTGGATACGGACGACCAGACCGTGATGCGACTCGACCGCCTCCGCCTCGGGGACGGGCGGCCCGTTGCGTTTGACCGGACGTGGCTCCCCATGTTCTACGCGCAGCTCCTGGAGGGCCACGACCTGGAGGAGGAGACGATCTACCATATTCTCGAAGCGGAGTACGACATTCCCGTCCTGCGCGGCCACTACCGCATCACGGCCGCCAACGCGGACGCCCCCAGTGCGGACCTGCTCGGCGTGGACGCCGGGGAGGCCCTGCTCCTCATTGAGCGCCTGTCGCTGACGGAGGGCGACAAGCGCGTCTACTTCCAGCGGCGGTACTACCGAAGCGACCGGGTGGCCTACGAGCTCGAACTGGCCCGCGACACCACCCGGCACGATGCGGTAGAGCACGGCATGCCCCTCCGTGAGTTTGAGCCCGTCTTCGACGATGATGTGGACGCGCACCAGGAGTAGGCACTACGTCGGGGCGCTGCGTCGGGGCGCCATGTCGCGGGACGGGGAGGGGACACACATCCGCCGGCGGCCGAGGCCACGGCGACTACATCCGCCCCTTCAGCATGCCGTTCCAGTACATGCGGGGCAGGCCGTAGGCCTTCAGGGCATACATGCTGTACCGCTCTTCCGTCTGGTCGAACGGAAAGCTCTCCTCCGGCTCCTTGTCATAATCGAACTCGGCGAGCACCAGCTTGCCGTAGCCGGTCACCAACGGACAGGACGTGTAGCCGTTGTAGGTGCCATTGACGGGAGAGGCATCGTTAATCGTGGACATCAAATGATCCACCAGCACGGGGGCTTGCTTCCGAATGGCCGCCCCGGTCTTCGAGGTCGGCAGATTCGAGTTGTCGCCGAGCGCAAACACAGTGTCGTACCGCGTGTGCTGGAGTGTGCCCGGATCCACGTCCACCCACCCCTCCTCGTCGGAGAGGGGGCTGTCGGCAATGAAGTCGGGCGCGGACATCGGGGGCACCACGTGGATCAGGTCGTAGTCGATCGTCTCCTCCTCGCCGGACTCCAGGTGCTGAAACGTCGCCTGCTTTTTCGACGGCTCCAATGCCGTCAGTTCGGTCATGAGGTTGAGGTCGATGTCCTTCCGCTCAACCACGTCGTAGAGCGTCTCCTCGTAGGGCGGGGAGGAGAAGAGACTCCCTTTCGCCTTCATGAACGCGATGCGGCTGCCCTCGCGCACATCCTGGCGGCGGAAGGCATCGTCGGAGAGGTACATGATCTTCTGCGGGGCCCCGCCGCACTTGACGCCCATTGTGGGCTCGGTAAACAGGGCGGTGCCGCCCTTCGGAAAATTCTGAATCGCGTCCCAGGTGGTCTCGCAGGTGTCGTACGAGTAGTTGCTCACCACCCCCGTGCCGGGCTGGCCCACGGACTCGGCAAGCCCCGGAATGCCGTCCCAGTCGATCTGGATGCCGGCGGCCATGACGAGGTGGTCGTAGCCGTAGGTATCGCCGCCCTGAGTGGTGACGGTACTGCCCTCGGGGTCGACCTCCGCGGCGGCGTCCTGGATCCATGTTGCCCCGCTCGGCATCACCTCCCTCATGGGACGGGCGGATTCTTCTTTGTCGAAGACCCCGCCCCCGATGAGGGTCCAAAGGGGTTGGTAGTAGTGGGTGTCGGCGGGCTCAAGGACGGCCACCTCGGGGGCGTCGTCCCGAGAGAGGAGCTGCGAGGCAACGGTAAGGCCGCCGGTGCCGCCGCCGACGATGAGAACCTGATGGGTGTCTGTCATGGGTCTGAAGGGGGTGTGTGCACGAAATCAAACGGAAGAAGTCCACTGAACGGAGGACCCCCGCGGGCATCTGGGGCTCAGGGCCTGACTCACGAGCGGAGGTTCCGGCCGAACTTCTTGGCAAAGGTGGTGATGAAGCCGACGGCCCGCTGCACGTCGGGGTCGCGAAGGGCGCCGAGCAGGCCGAAGACCCCCTGGGATGGGGTGTCCCCGCGCTGGGCCTCCTTTTGGGTGTCGACGAGCGCCGAGCCGAGGCTGCCGACGGCCTCGAGGGCCTCGGGGTCGAGCACACCGGAGTGGAGGAGGGCCTCGAACTCGTCGGTCTGGAACAGCGTCCCGAGCCGGCTCAGGGCGCCAAAGGCCTGACGGAGGGTGCGCTCTGGGTCGTAGCCCTGTGCGGCGGCCCGGGCGTATTCGGCATCGAGGATGTCGACGACCGTGGCGATGGCGTCGGGGGCGTTCTCGGCGAGGGCCGCCAACTCGTCGATCTGGTCGGACCGGTCCAGAAGGTGCTCAAGCGCCGCGGCGGTCTCCGGCTCCGTCAGTTTCTCGAGCAGCCGGAGGCCCTCCCGGGCCCGCTCGTCAACGACCACGCCCCGGTCGGCGGCCCGCGTGAGCGCCTCATCGATCGTGTCTACCGTGACGGTGGCGGCCGCGGGGACCTGCTCGGCCAGGTCGGCGAGATTGTCGAGGTGGTCGAGCCGGTCGATAAGGGCCGACAGCACCTCGACGGTCTCCGGCTCCGTCAGCTTCTCGGCAAGCCGCAGCGCCTCGCCGGCCCGTTCGTCGAGCACCACGCCGCGGTCCGCCGCCCGGGTTAACTCGTCGTCGACCACGTCGGCGGTGGTTTGAAGAAGAGGGGGCACCTCGCCCTCGATGCGGTCGAGCCGGTCGAGGGCCGCCTCGATCGTATCGAGCTTGTCGAGGAGACGGTGAAGCGTCTGACGAGTGTCGTGGTCTTGTAAGCGCTTTTCTAGAGAGGGGGCGCCGTCTGTGTGTACGTCGTCCATGGGCCCTTCGAGTTGGCTGTCAACGAGAGAGGCGAACGGTCACCGATGCTCTCAGTCTGGTATTTACTTGTATTTACAACCCGCGATGGTGTTTCAGGACCGTTGCAAGATAAGTCCCAGAAGGCGCACAGGCTGCCTAAAACTCATCCTCGACGCTTGTATCCGGGACGAAGACTGCGTGGACGCCTTGCAGGTTTCCGTCGTCGAACCCGTACGCCCGGTCCTCGGGATGGTCCTTCTTTACGAACGCGGGGCGCTCGTCTTTGGGGGCGTGGCACGCCAGGCAGGACGGCTGCACCGTAATTCGGTGGGCGTAGCGCCAGCCCTCGTGGCCGCTGTGGGGGGTTCGGGTCCACCGCCCGGTGAACACGGGGGATGTGACAAACTCCTCGTGGAGGCGGTGCGCCGCCGCGTCGGGCCCCTGGGCGGGATTTCGATACTTCGTGGCGAGCTGCTGCACCGCCCATTCGCGGTCCGCGCCACGTTGAGGGGTGCGCGTTCCTACGGGGGCGCGCATCTCATTCGCGCATCCCATTCAGCGACGCGATGGAGTGCTCCACGTCCCGCCGGACAGAGTCGGGCGGCGTCTGGGAGCTAGCGGGGGCCGAATCGGACCCGCCGCATCCGACGATGAGAAGGGGGATGCTGAGGATCAAAAGCCGAAGAACCGAGAGCGAACGCATCGGTTAAAATGATCTGATTGTGAAGATCAGTAGGACGACCACCATCGAGGATCCTTCCGGGACCGTCCGGCTTCAACGCACTGGTTCATACCTGTAAACACAAGCAAGAGGGCCGCCGCTTCTCCTTCCATGTCTGATCCGCAGTTTGACGTTGAGCGGGCCACGGCCGGTCTCGTCCTGGCCCTTTTCCTTGCCGCTTCCCTGCTGGTGGGGGCGATGTACTACTTCGTCCTGCGCGACATGGAGGCACGCGCCGGCGCATCCGATGCGTCCCAGGCCGTGCGCGTTGATCATCCCCCGGCAGGGCCCCCTGCGTCGGCTCCCATTCCTGCGTCTGAACACCGCGCATGAGCTACACGCCCTTGTTGACCATTCTGCTCGTTCTGGTGGTCGGCGCCGCGATCACCTTGACGGTGCTGTTTTACGCCCAGCGGAAGGGGCACTTTGACAATCTGAAATCGGAGGCCTACGTCATCTTCGACGACGATGAGCCGGTGGGGGAGCCGCAGGATCAGGTGTTCGACGCCCCAGACGAGCCGACCGGCACGCCTGATCCGGAGGCCTGACCCGTTTCTTCCCAACGTTCTTCCTGTGCGATGCCCGACGATTCGTCCACGCCCGCGCCCTCGGCGGGCACGTCCCAATCAGACGTCAAGTGGCGTCGCGTTGTCGACGCGTCGACGCGCTGGCCCGTCATCGCGTTCGTTGTGAGCGGGACCTTCTGGCTCGTCGCGGGCTCCCTGCTGGCCCTCATCGCCAGCTTCAAGTTCCAGTTTCCGGACTGGTGGACCCAGCAGGCGTGGCTCACCTTCGGCCGCGTGCGCCCCGCCCACCTCAACACGATGATCTACGGCTGGATTTCGATGGCGGGGGTGGGGGTGAGCGCGTGGCTCTGGGCCCGTCTGCTGAAGACCAAACTTCGGGGCCGCGGGCTTCTGCTTCTCAGTGCGGCGCTCTGGAACGTAGGGGTGCTGGTGGGCACCATCGGCATCCTGGCGGGCTACTCCCGCGCCATCGAATGGGTGGAGATGCCCTACGCGGCGTTTGCGTTCATCGTCCCGGCCATGGGGCTGTTGGTCGTGTCGTTTGTCCGCACCCTCTGGCACCGGCACGCACGCCACCTGTACATCTCCGTCTGGTACCTGGGCGCGGCCATCCTGTGGGGCCCGCTCCTCGTGATTGCCATTCTGCTTCCCATTTACAGCGGGGTGCCGGAGGCGACGGCCAACTGGTGGTACGCCCACAACATCCTGGGGCTCTGGATCACCCCGCCGGGCCTGGCGGCCGCCTACTACCTGATTCCGAAGGTCATCGGGCGGCCCGTGCACAGCTACCACCTGTCGTATCTGGGCTTCTGGACGCTGGCCCTCTTCTACAACTGGGCCGGGGTGCACCACCTGGTGGGAGGACCTGCGCCGCAGTGGGTGGCGACCGTGTCGATCGTGTTTAGCGCGATGATGATCATTCCGGTCATCGTGGTGGCGGTCAACCACCACCTCACCGTCGTGGGGCACTTCAAAAAGCTGAAGTACAGCCCGACGCTCCGGTTCGTGGTCTTCGGGGCCATGAGCTACACGGCCGTTAGCCTGCAGGGCTCGCTCCAGTCGTTTCGGTACTGGCAGGAGGTCACCCACTTCACGCACTACACCATTGCGCACTCGCACCTGGGGGTCTACGCGTTTGCGACGATGATCGCATTCGGGGCCATCTACTACATCATGCCGCGCGTGACGAACTGGGAGTGGGGGAGCAAGCGCCTCGTAAGCCTCCACTTCTGGACCACGGGCCTCGGCATTGGGGCGTACGTTACGGCCCTCACCATCGGCGGCGTCATTCAGGGCCTGCAGCTGCTCGATCCCGACGTGGCCTTCCTGACGATCGTGGAGGACACCAAGCCCTGGCTCGTCGT
This window encodes:
- a CDS encoding cbb3-type cytochrome c oxidase subunit I gives rise to the protein MPDDSSTPAPSAGTSQSDVKWRRVVDASTRWPVIAFVVSGTFWLVAGSLLALIASFKFQFPDWWTQQAWLTFGRVRPAHLNTMIYGWISMAGVGVSAWLWARLLKTKLRGRGLLLLSAALWNVGVLVGTIGILAGYSRAIEWVEMPYAAFAFIVPAMGLLVVSFVRTLWHRHARHLYISVWYLGAAILWGPLLVIAILLPIYSGVPEATANWWYAHNILGLWITPPGLAAAYYLIPKVIGRPVHSYHLSYLGFWTLALFYNWAGVHHLVGGPAPQWVATVSIVFSAMMIIPVIVVAVNHHLTVVGHFKKLKYSPTLRFVVFGAMSYTAVSLQGSLQSFRYWQEVTHFTHYTIAHSHLGVYAFATMIAFGAIYYIMPRVTNWEWGSKRLVSLHFWTTGLGIGAYVTALTIGGVIQGLQLLDPDVAFLTIVEDTKPWLVVRSVSGTLMTVGHLVFAYLLAKIVVQSGERPEGPTYFHPVPAGTFDHVGGDGARSVPSGPAEESAQ